A window of the Arachis duranensis cultivar V14167 chromosome 5, aradu.V14167.gnm2.J7QH, whole genome shotgun sequence genome harbors these coding sequences:
- the LOC107489742 gene encoding uncharacterized protein LOC107489742 — METMNRAFEKVKIMVGMEVEDEEQRATALDDSSSYAFMDEFNRNCTLSTKQRLYGFAICFSAGLTFTLLSMLVFLKPIKFAVAFTLGNLLSLGSTAFLIGPKRQFTMMLDPVRIYATAIYIASMIIALFCALYVHNKLLTLLAIILEFGALIWYSLSYIPFARSMVSKIMVSCFDTEF; from the exons ATGGAAACGATGAACAGAGCCTTCGAGAAAGTGAAGATCATGGTAGGAATGGAAGTCGAAGACGAAGAGCAGCGAGCTACTGCATTGGACGACAGCAGCTCTTACGCATTCATGGACGAATTCAACCGCAACTGCACCTTGTCCACCAAACAG AGGTTATATGGTTTTGCAATATGCTTTTCGGCTGGATTAACTTTTACACTATTG TCAATGCTTGTTTTTCTCAAACCAATCAAGTTTGCGGTAGCATTCACTCTTGGCAATTTGCTTTCACTTGGA AGCACAGCCTTCCTCATTGGTCCTAAACGGCAATTCACAATGATGCTTGATCCTGTTCGTATCTATGCCACAGCCATATACATTGCAAGTATGATCATTGCTTTGTTCTGTGCTCTATAT GTTCATAACAAGTTGCTAACACTTCTGGCAATTATTTTGGAGTTTGGAGCACTGATTTG GTATAGCTTGAGCTACATCCCTTTTGCTAGATCCATGGTTTCTAAAATCATGGTTTCATGCTTCGATACTGAGTTTTAG